In Rhodobacteraceae bacterium LMO-JJ12, a single window of DNA contains:
- a CDS encoding flagellar basal body P-ring protein FlgI yields the protein MHRLLLFCFAWLTFFPALGLADAVRIKDLVEFDGVRSNDLIGYGLVVGLNGTGDGIRNAPFTEEIMSNILERLGVNVTGEQFRPKNVAAVFVTASLPAFSRVGSQIDVTVSAIGDAKSLLGGTLIMTPLNAADGQIYAVAQGSVIAGGASAEGNAGGVVQGVPTAGAIPSGARVEREIAFELSSLETLRLALRQPDFTTAARIERQINRDFDREVALMLDSGTVHLDLLKARAKSPAHALGRIENILVEPERKARVVVDQRSGTIVMGEDVRISRVAVSQGNLTLRIQETPLVVQPNPFSEGETVVVPRTQAELDEDPGIKLAEVPPGTSLSEVIAGLNSLGVSPRDMIDILKSIKAAGALHAEFVVY from the coding sequence ATGCATCGCCTGTTGTTGTTCTGTTTCGCCTGGCTCACGTTCTTCCCGGCGCTCGGACTGGCAGATGCCGTTCGTATCAAGGATCTGGTTGAATTCGATGGTGTGCGCAGCAACGATCTGATCGGCTATGGCCTTGTCGTCGGGCTCAATGGCACAGGTGATGGAATACGCAACGCGCCGTTTACCGAAGAAATCATGTCCAATATCCTTGAGCGGCTCGGGGTGAATGTGACCGGCGAGCAATTTCGCCCCAAGAATGTGGCCGCTGTCTTTGTTACCGCCAGTTTGCCGGCCTTTTCGCGCGTTGGTTCACAGATCGATGTGACGGTTTCGGCAATCGGCGATGCCAAAAGCCTGTTGGGTGGAACCCTGATCATGACGCCGCTCAATGCAGCCGATGGTCAAATCTATGCTGTTGCGCAAGGCTCGGTGATTGCTGGCGGGGCCTCTGCCGAGGGCAACGCCGGGGGCGTCGTTCAAGGCGTTCCAACGGCAGGGGCCATCCCTTCAGGCGCACGGGTTGAACGCGAGATCGCGTTTGAACTGTCGTCGCTGGAAACATTGCGCCTCGCCCTGCGGCAGCCAGACTTCACAACAGCGGCGCGAATCGAGCGGCAAATCAACCGCGATTTTGATCGAGAAGTGGCGCTTATGCTGGATTCGGGAACTGTTCATCTCGACCTGCTGAAGGCGCGGGCAAAATCACCTGCGCATGCCTTGGGCAGGATCGAAAACATTCTGGTTGAGCCTGAACGCAAGGCACGGGTCGTTGTCGATCAGCGCTCTGGAACCATCGTAATGGGGGAAGACGTCAGGATTTCGCGCGTGGCCGTATCGCAGGGAAATTTGACGCTTCGCATACAGGAAACCCCTCTGGTGGTTCAGCCCAATCCGTTCTCCGAAGGTGAAACCGTGGTGGTGCCGCGCACCCAGGCCGAGCTTGACGAAGATCCCGGGATCAAACTTGCCGAAGTGCCTCCCGGCACGTCGCTCTCGGAAGTGATCGCGGGGTTGAATTCGCTCGGTGTATCGCCGCGCGACATGATCGACATTCTCAAAAGCATCAAGGCCGCAGGTGCGCTTCACGCCGAGTTCGTGGTGTATTGA
- a CDS encoding DUF1285 domain-containing protein produces the protein MSGQMNVKPSAEGIAASVKAATKGKGLPPVHLWNPPFCGDLDMRIARDGTWFYLGTPIGRAPLVRLFSTILRRDGDDYFLVTPVEKVGITVDDAPFVAVDFERHGEDEAQVLVFETNVGDKVAAGPQAPIRVERDPETGEPSPYVLVRANLEALIDRKSFYRLVEIGGHEEVDGERWFGIRSGGAFFPVIPSSELS, from the coding sequence ATGAGCGGACAAATGAACGTGAAGCCATCGGCTGAAGGCATCGCTGCTTCGGTCAAAGCCGCGACCAAAGGCAAGGGTCTGCCGCCGGTTCATCTGTGGAATCCACCCTTTTGTGGTGATTTGGACATGCGAATCGCGCGGGATGGCACCTGGTTCTATCTTGGAACGCCGATTGGACGGGCTCCACTCGTGCGATTGTTTTCCACTATCTTGCGCCGGGATGGGGATGACTATTTTTTGGTCACACCGGTGGAAAAGGTGGGCATCACCGTTGATGATGCGCCTTTCGTGGCCGTGGACTTTGAGCGCCATGGCGAAGATGAAGCACAGGTTTTGGTCTTTGAGACCAATGTTGGCGACAAGGTTGCGGCGGGGCCGCAAGCGCCAATTCGCGTGGAACGCGACCCAGAAACCGGCGAACCATCGCCCTATGTTCTGGTCCGGGCCAATCTTGAGGCGTTGATTGACCGCAAGAGTTTCTACCGGCTGGTCGAAATTGGCGGCCATGAAGAGGTAGATGGCGAGCGCTGGTTTGGAATCCGCTCCGGCGGCGCATTCTTCCCCGTTATCCCTTCAAGTGAGTTGTCCTAG
- the flgK gene encoding flagellar hook-associated protein FlgK translates to MSLSGALSNALSGLTAASQNAQVTASNLANIMTEGYARRELELGARALGSYGGVRVAGITRHANPGLIAERRTAASQQAGNSSLAAYFNRLETLVGTPADGSSLSARLANFETSLVSAASRPDLAGRLNHVFSDAQALTKTFENISDGIQTMRSEADREIATTVEQLNTALSQVRTLNTRISEATILGNDTSALQDQRQLLIDTIAEIVPVNEVPRDLGAVALYTSGGAILLDGNAVELTFTATNMIVPGMSNSGGLLSGIDINGVEISTNPDSGPLRGGRLSALFEIRDNYAVEAQSQLDTIARDLVERFQDAGLDATRAPGAAGLFTDGGAAFAVADEVGLSSRLAINAAVDPNAGGATWRLRDGLGAIAPGAVGNSILLQNMQGVLTTLRAPVSGSFGPAAQTAANLQASFLAEIGAARENNDQEVSFSAARYDSANSQLLENGVDSDQEMQRLILIEQTYAANARMMEVIDEMMEALMRI, encoded by the coding sequence ATGAGTCTTTCCGGCGCTCTATCAAATGCCCTCTCGGGGCTAACTGCGGCATCACAAAATGCTCAAGTCACCGCATCGAACCTCGCCAACATCATGACCGAAGGCTATGCGCGGCGCGAACTCGAACTTGGTGCCCGCGCATTGGGCAGCTACGGCGGGGTCCGTGTCGCAGGCATCACCCGGCATGCCAATCCGGGCCTGATCGCCGAACGACGCACGGCCGCTTCGCAGCAGGCCGGAAACTCTAGCCTGGCCGCCTATTTCAACCGGCTCGAGACGCTGGTTGGCACCCCGGCAGACGGAAGCTCGCTCTCTGCCCGTCTTGCGAATTTCGAAACAAGCCTGGTCTCTGCCGCGAGTCGCCCCGATCTCGCCGGTCGGTTGAACCATGTTTTTTCAGACGCGCAGGCGTTGACCAAAACCTTTGAAAATATTTCTGACGGCATCCAGACGATGCGGAGCGAAGCAGATCGCGAAATTGCAACAACGGTTGAGCAACTCAACACCGCCCTCTCCCAGGTCCGTACCCTCAACACCAGGATCTCCGAAGCAACCATTCTGGGCAACGATACCTCTGCCTTGCAAGATCAGCGCCAACTGTTGATCGACACCATCGCCGAGATAGTCCCGGTGAATGAGGTTCCTCGCGATCTCGGCGCGGTGGCCCTTTATACGTCCGGCGGCGCGATTCTCCTCGATGGCAACGCTGTCGAATTGACCTTCACGGCGACCAACATGATCGTGCCAGGCATGTCCAACTCCGGTGGCCTCTTGTCCGGGATCGATATCAATGGCGTTGAAATTTCAACCAACCCGGATTCCGGACCTCTGCGAGGGGGCAGGCTCTCGGCCTTGTTTGAAATTCGAGACAACTATGCAGTTGAGGCGCAAAGCCAGCTTGATACCATTGCGCGTGACCTTGTCGAGCGGTTCCAGGATGCAGGGCTCGACGCCACGCGGGCACCTGGCGCCGCGGGTCTCTTCACCGATGGCGGCGCCGCCTTCGCCGTCGCAGACGAGGTCGGCTTGTCAAGTCGGCTTGCGATCAATGCGGCCGTCGATCCAAACGCCGGCGGCGCGACGTGGCGCCTGCGTGACGGGCTGGGCGCCATCGCTCCCGGTGCGGTTGGCAATTCCATACTCCTGCAGAACATGCAGGGTGTATTGACCACATTGCGCGCGCCCGTTTCGGGCAGCTTTGGCCCCGCCGCGCAAACTGCCGCAAACCTGCAAGCCAGCTTTCTCGCTGAAATCGGTGCTGCGCGTGAAAATAACGATCAGGAAGTCAGCTTTTCGGCGGCCCGCTATGACTCGGCCAATTCACAGCTTCTGGAAAACGGAGTTGATTCCGATCAGGAGATGCAACGCCTCATTCTGATTGAACAAACCTACGCCGCGAATGCACGAATGATGGAAGTGATCGACGAAATGATGGAAGCCCTGATGAGGATCTGA
- a CDS encoding DUF58 domain-containing protein — MSQTPRHLRERAEEEAARFPPLLARAQHLASTVLLGEHSRRRAGMGDDFWQYRPMQPGDSRRMIDWRRSAKSDVQFVREKEWLIAQSVLLWVDQTSSMRFASASDLPQKADRARVLALAVSILLIRAGERVGMVDGALVPRSGEPQILRLADLLSQDETAEYATPKARGMPPHARAVFISDFLTNTTDITAALTTASDAGVRGVLLQILDPSEESFPYRGRTIFQSVGGSIAHETLKADDLRERYLERLAKRKAELTALCAAAGWRYQCHHTNTSASATLLWLFRALEGGTA; from the coding sequence GTGAGCCAAACACCGCGTCATTTGCGCGAACGCGCCGAGGAGGAGGCCGCACGCTTTCCGCCCTTGTTGGCGCGGGCGCAACATCTGGCTTCGACAGTTCTGTTGGGAGAACACAGCCGTCGGCGGGCCGGAATGGGTGACGATTTCTGGCAGTACCGTCCGATGCAACCGGGCGATTCCCGCCGCATGATTGATTGGCGTCGGTCTGCCAAATCCGATGTCCAATTTGTGCGTGAAAAGGAATGGTTGATCGCCCAAAGCGTCCTCCTTTGGGTCGATCAGACCAGTTCGATGCGGTTTGCCAGCGCATCCGACCTTCCACAAAAAGCCGATCGCGCCCGGGTTCTGGCGCTGGCCGTTTCGATACTTTTGATCCGCGCGGGCGAACGCGTCGGGATGGTTGACGGTGCTCTTGTGCCGCGCAGTGGGGAGCCACAAATACTGCGGCTGGCTGATCTCCTCTCCCAAGACGAAACAGCCGAATATGCCACCCCAAAGGCACGCGGTATGCCGCCCCATGCCCGCGCAGTCTTCATCTCGGACTTCTTGACAAACACCACTGACATCACTGCGGCTCTGACCACGGCCTCGGACGCGGGCGTGCGTGGCGTGCTTCTTCAGATACTCGACCCCAGTGAAGAATCTTTTCCCTATCGGGGCCGCACGATCTTTCAGAGCGTTGGCGGATCAATTGCACATGAAACGCTCAAAGCGGATGACCTTAGAGAGCGGTATCTTGAACGGTTAGCCAAGCGCAAAGCCGAATTGACTGCTCTTTGCGCCGCCGCCGGCTGGCGCTATCAATGTCACCACACCAACACCAGCGCCTCTGCCACGCTGCTCTGGCTGTTTCGCGCGCTCGAAGGGGGCACTGCATAA
- a CDS encoding DUF4159 domain-containing protein has product MLGPIAFTSPWLLLALVALPILWILLRAIPPAPIRRRFPGVVLLLGLQDDDSVSDRTPWWLLLLRMLAVAAVILGLAGPVLNPTDTGARSNDPVLIVMDASWASARNWPERITMIERTLANAGRDGRTVAITVLGQPEAPIFQAAATWEARLAGIAPNAWAPTKDAMQDLTVALADSGPIETIWFSDGLEREGRTELLTRLNALGPVSIFQSGNPTLALEPARFSEGAVQITARRELTASEQSLVVQAVGKDPAGAERVLSELPLTLPAGAATVEGEMALPAELRSRISRFQIKGAQGAGTIVLTDDSLRRREIALIAGRENREGLELLSPLHYLRQALSPSADLIEGAIPDTLPANPDVVVLADIARISDAEQTALLEWVEQGGLLLRFAGPRMAASEISRSDEHPLMPVRLRAGGRTVGGAMSWGAPKTLAPFDKDSPFFGLNVPEDVRITAQVLAQPDPALADRVIATLSDGTPLVTRKKLGAGQVVLFHVTANAEWSSLPLSGLFVEMLERLSVSTTSAAPTADELAGTIWNPLKVLDGFGALKDGAALPGVPGEALADAPIGPTLQPGVYAGINRQIARNVLQQGETLKPALWPAGTTINGFTTAKEIPLGGWLLALALGLLSLDVFASLALSGRLIAARVAVITCALFTLPWDAHADDIRAIEATSEVVLAHVITGNRQIDETAYAGLLGLSETLFFRSSIEPATPMGVNLETDELSFFPLLYWPVTPDQPRPSAAAYDKLNRFMRSGGMILFDTRDADIAGFGTASPNGRKLQQLAAPLDIPAIEPVPSDHVLTRAFYLLQEFPGRYNGRDVWVEAAPADAEQVDGMPFRNLNDNVTPIIIGGNDWAAAWAMDERGNNLFPVGRGLAGERQREMAYRFGVNLVMHVLTGNYKSDQVHVPALLERLGQ; this is encoded by the coding sequence ATGCTCGGCCCCATTGCATTTACCAGCCCATGGCTACTGCTGGCACTTGTGGCGCTCCCGATCTTGTGGATCCTTCTGCGCGCCATCCCGCCCGCGCCGATCCGCCGCCGCTTTCCCGGCGTCGTGCTGCTGCTTGGACTGCAAGACGACGACAGCGTGTCGGATCGCACACCTTGGTGGTTGCTGCTATTGCGGATGCTGGCCGTGGCCGCTGTCATTCTCGGTTTAGCCGGACCTGTGCTGAACCCAACTGACACCGGCGCGCGCTCGAACGATCCGGTGTTGATCGTTATGGATGCCAGTTGGGCCAGCGCACGCAACTGGCCCGAGAGGATCACCATGATCGAGCGCACGCTGGCCAATGCAGGGCGCGATGGACGAACCGTCGCCATAACGGTTCTGGGCCAACCGGAAGCACCAATATTCCAGGCCGCCGCGACGTGGGAAGCCCGGCTGGCAGGGATCGCCCCAAACGCCTGGGCACCGACGAAAGACGCCATGCAAGACCTGACCGTTGCGCTGGCCGATAGCGGCCCGATCGAAACGATCTGGTTCTCCGACGGGCTTGAACGCGAGGGGCGAACAGAGTTGCTGACCCGGCTGAACGCACTCGGCCCGGTTTCCATCTTTCAATCCGGCAACCCTACGCTTGCGCTTGAACCCGCACGGTTTTCAGAAGGCGCCGTGCAGATCACGGCCCGGCGCGAACTGACGGCAAGCGAACAGTCGCTTGTGGTGCAGGCTGTCGGAAAAGACCCCGCAGGCGCCGAACGGGTGCTGTCTGAATTGCCCCTCACCCTACCCGCCGGAGCGGCCACTGTTGAAGGCGAGATGGCTCTGCCTGCCGAATTGCGTAGCCGGATCTCGCGGTTTCAGATCAAGGGCGCGCAAGGCGCTGGAACGATTGTGCTTACCGATGACAGCCTGCGACGCCGCGAGATTGCTCTGATTGCGGGGCGCGAAAACCGCGAAGGTCTCGAATTGCTGTCACCGCTGCACTATCTGCGGCAGGCGCTTTCGCCCTCCGCTGATCTGATCGAGGGTGCAATTCCCGACACCCTGCCGGCCAACCCCGACGTAGTTGTTCTGGCCGATATCGCCAGGATTTCCGATGCAGAGCAAACTGCGCTGCTCGAATGGGTGGAACAGGGCGGCCTGCTTTTGCGGTTTGCCGGTCCGCGGATGGCTGCAAGCGAAATCAGCCGCAGTGACGAACACCCCTTGATGCCGGTGCGTTTGCGCGCTGGCGGGCGCACCGTAGGTGGCGCGATGAGCTGGGGCGCGCCGAAAACTCTGGCGCCATTCGACAAGGATTCACCATTTTTCGGCTTGAACGTGCCCGAGGACGTGCGCATCACGGCACAAGTTCTTGCGCAACCCGACCCCGCACTCGCCGATCGCGTAATCGCAACACTCAGCGATGGCACGCCACTGGTCACGCGCAAGAAACTCGGCGCAGGGCAGGTGGTGCTGTTTCATGTAACCGCCAACGCTGAATGGTCCTCTCTTCCGCTATCCGGCCTCTTCGTGGAAATGCTCGAACGGCTTTCGGTTTCAACAACTTCCGCCGCCCCGACGGCTGACGAACTGGCTGGCACGATCTGGAACCCGCTCAAAGTGCTGGACGGCTTTGGCGCGCTCAAGGACGGCGCCGCTTTGCCGGGCGTTCCCGGTGAGGCATTGGCCGATGCACCGATCGGGCCCACGTTGCAACCCGGCGTTTATGCGGGGATCAATCGACAGATAGCCCGCAATGTATTGCAACAGGGCGAAACCCTGAAACCCGCGCTATGGCCCGCAGGGACAACCATCAACGGCTTCACAACCGCCAAGGAAATCCCGCTAGGCGGTTGGTTGCTTGCCCTGGCACTTGGGCTTCTGTCTCTGGATGTTTTTGCCTCGCTGGCCTTGTCCGGGCGCCTCATTGCCGCGCGCGTTGCCGTGATCACCTGCGCGTTGTTCACCTTGCCCTGGGACGCCCACGCAGATGACATCAGAGCCATTGAAGCCACCTCGGAAGTGGTTCTGGCGCATGTGATCACCGGAAATCGACAAATCGATGAAACTGCCTATGCCGGCCTTCTGGGGCTTTCGGAAACCTTGTTTTTTCGCAGTTCAATTGAACCCGCAACGCCGATGGGGGTCAATCTCGAGACGGATGAACTGTCGTTCTTTCCTTTGCTTTACTGGCCTGTCACCCCGGATCAGCCACGCCCTTCGGCGGCGGCCTATGACAAACTCAACCGCTTTATGCGCTCGGGTGGTATGATCCTCTTTGATACGCGCGACGCCGACATCGCCGGGTTCGGCACGGCAAGCCCGAACGGTCGCAAACTGCAACAACTGGCCGCCCCGTTGGACATTCCGGCGATTGAACCCGTGCCGTCTGATCATGTTCTGACCCGCGCCTTCTACCTCCTTCAGGAGTTTCCGGGGCGCTACAACGGCCGCGATGTCTGGGTCGAAGCTGCTCCGGCGGATGCCGAACAGGTTGATGGCATGCCGTTCCGAAACCTCAATGATAATGTTACCCCGATCATTATTGGCGGCAACGACTGGGCCGCGGCCTGGGCGATGGATGAACGCGGCAACAACCTCTTTCCGGTCGGGCGGGGGCTTGCCGGGGAACGCCAGCGCGAAATGGCCTATCGCTTCGGCGTCAACCTCGTCATGCATGTGCTGACCGGAAATTACAAATCCGATCAGGTGCATGTACCGGCGCTTCTGGAGAGATTGGGGCAATGA
- a CDS encoding MoxR family ATPase → MTEDSDLVTGIKALEGKLAQAKASITRRFIGQEQVVDLAVSALLCGGHALLVGLPGLGKTRLVETLGTVMGLDGNRIQFTPDLMPADILGSEVLETGADGSRAFKFIPGPIFCQILMADEINRASPRTQSALLQAMQERQVTVAGKDRALDAPFHVLATQNPIEQEGTYPLPEAQLDRFLVQIDVTYPDRATEKEILIATTGLEEDEAHSVFTAEELVASQSLLRRMPVGDAVAEQILDLVRAFRPQDPTSSETVRQSVAWGPGPRAAQALMLTVRARALIQGRLAPDTDDIIAMARPVLIHRMALNFAARARGESLAELIDATTRAILMREAAA, encoded by the coding sequence ATGACCGAAGATTCGGATCTGGTGACCGGGATCAAAGCGTTGGAAGGCAAGCTGGCGCAGGCCAAAGCCTCGATCACCCGTCGTTTCATCGGACAGGAACAGGTCGTTGACCTGGCGGTTTCGGCCCTGCTTTGCGGTGGTCACGCTCTGCTTGTCGGCCTGCCGGGGCTGGGAAAAACCCGTCTTGTCGAAACTCTCGGCACGGTCATGGGGCTTGATGGCAACCGAATCCAGTTTACGCCCGATCTGATGCCTGCCGACATTCTTGGGTCCGAAGTGCTTGAAACTGGCGCCGATGGCAGCCGGGCGTTCAAATTTATCCCCGGTCCGATCTTCTGTCAGATCCTGATGGCAGATGAAATCAACCGCGCCAGCCCCCGCACGCAATCGGCACTGCTTCAGGCCATGCAGGAGCGCCAAGTCACTGTAGCAGGCAAAGACCGTGCGCTAGACGCCCCGTTTCATGTTCTTGCCACGCAGAACCCGATCGAACAGGAGGGCACATATCCCTTGCCCGAGGCCCAGCTTGACCGGTTTCTTGTCCAGATCGACGTGACCTACCCGGATCGTGCTACCGAGAAAGAAATTCTCATCGCGACCACCGGCCTGGAAGAGGATGAGGCACACAGCGTATTCACCGCAGAAGAGCTGGTGGCTTCGCAATCCCTTCTTCGCCGGATGCCCGTGGGAGACGCGGTGGCCGAACAGATCCTCGATCTGGTGCGCGCCTTCCGCCCGCAAGACCCGACTTCGAGCGAGACTGTGCGCCAATCGGTCGCTTGGGGCCCCGGTCCGCGCGCGGCACAAGCCCTGATGCTGACCGTCCGGGCGCGGGCATTGATCCAAGGCCGACTGGCACCGGACACAGATGACATCATCGCCATGGCGCGCCCGGTTCTGATCCACCGGATGGCGCTCAACTTTGCCGCCCGCGCCCGCGGCGAAAGCTTGGCCGAGCTAATTGACGCTACGACCCGCGCAATCCTGATGCGAGAGGCGGCAGCGTGA